The following coding sequences are from one Candidatus Nitrosopumilus sp. SW window:
- a CDS encoding nucleotidyltransferase family protein, whose product MKAVILAGGLGTRLRPLTLKTPKPMLPLGKKPILEHLIDWNKKNGVKSIVLCVSYRKEKIQDYFKDGKKFGVNIEYAVSKKPLATAGQLKTAEEFIDDTFVCVYGDSIFDFSLRNMIKQHKAKKAFTTMSLYEYKTNLEYGVINTSKTGKVTSWEEKPEIKANINMGCYVMEPGILKYIPKNKPYGMDDVIKKAMKNKKLVSSFVTKKGFMDIGNKESYKQANEEFAKKSKKR is encoded by the coding sequence GTGAAGGCAGTAATTTTAGCAGGAGGTTTAGGTACAAGATTACGTCCACTAACACTTAAAACTCCAAAACCTATGTTGCCATTAGGGAAAAAACCAATTCTAGAGCATCTAATTGACTGGAATAAAAAAAATGGTGTAAAGTCAATAGTGCTGTGTGTAAGTTATCGTAAAGAAAAAATTCAAGATTATTTCAAAGATGGAAAAAAATTTGGGGTCAATATAGAATATGCAGTTTCAAAAAAACCACTAGCAACTGCAGGTCAACTCAAAACAGCTGAAGAATTTATCGATGATACTTTTGTTTGTGTGTATGGGGATTCAATTTTTGATTTTAGTCTTAGAAACATGATAAAACAACACAAAGCAAAGAAAGCATTTACAACTATGAGCCTATATGAATACAAAACCAATTTGGAATATGGAGTAATCAATACTTCAAAGACAGGTAAAGTAACAAGTTGGGAAGAAAAACCAGAGATTAAAGCAAATATCAACATGGGATGTTATGTCATGGAACCAGGCATTTTGAAATACATTCCAAAAAACAAACCATACGGAATGGATGATGTAATCAAAAAAGCAATGAAGAATAAAAAATTAGTTAGTAGTTTTGTTACAAAAAAAGGATTTATGGATATTGGAAATAAAGAATCATACAAACAGGCAAATGAAGAATTTGCAAAGAAATCTAAAAAGAGGTAA
- a CDS encoding aminotransferase class I/II-fold pyridoxal phosphate-dependent enzyme, producing the protein MSDINDLRNKMDEVTLQMVKLLKTRTDIAKEIGEVKKNIGKGVTDETREDNLRGKVISVCQEIGLDEEIATKFLNFLLNESIKVQSSNKQTHLSIFLKAKELEQQGKHIIHMEVGEPDFLPPTIVKDALEEVFEKGFLKYGQAKGMPIFREALAKHANKKFNANVTLENIIVSPGARFSIFTAITTLLNPGDEMIVIEPAWPAYKDCALNSGIKVRTINTSFENKWEPSTEQIENTINSNTKMIVLNYPNNPTGKILPEKLQDQIIEIAKKNNLYVLSDEIYSEYVKSEWKSVLSYNYEKSIVTQSFSKSHAMTGFRIGYAIADTEIIEKMAKLEALCLTNVSEPIQYIAMKALEADTSNNNKTVQSRLDVLIQKANEMNLDIVVPEGAMYIFARVNKEGFDGVQFANNTLERGLAVAPGEGFGDYKNFIRISACQDEKTLIEGMNILKDIMSEDQ; encoded by the coding sequence ATGTCAGATATTAACGATTTACGGAATAAGATGGACGAAGTAACTCTTCAGATGGTAAAGTTACTAAAAACTAGAACAGATATCGCAAAGGAGATTGGTGAAGTAAAGAAAAACATCGGCAAGGGGGTCACTGATGAAACACGTGAAGACAATCTTCGCGGAAAAGTGATTTCAGTATGTCAAGAGATAGGATTGGATGAAGAAATCGCTACAAAGTTTTTGAATTTTCTATTAAACGAATCAATCAAGGTTCAATCATCAAATAAACAAACTCATCTTTCAATATTTCTTAAAGCAAAGGAATTGGAACAACAAGGAAAACACATTATCCATATGGAAGTAGGAGAACCAGACTTTTTGCCACCAACAATTGTAAAAGATGCATTAGAAGAAGTGTTTGAGAAAGGATTTCTAAAATACGGACAAGCAAAAGGAATGCCAATATTTAGAGAAGCATTAGCAAAGCATGCAAATAAAAAATTTAATGCAAATGTAACTCTAGAAAACATCATAGTTAGTCCAGGTGCAAGATTCTCCATATTTACTGCAATAACAACTCTACTAAATCCAGGAGACGAGATGATTGTAATTGAACCCGCATGGCCCGCATACAAAGATTGTGCATTAAATTCAGGAATCAAAGTCAGAACGATAAACACATCTTTTGAAAACAAGTGGGAGCCATCCACAGAACAAATAGAAAATACAATTAATTCAAATACAAAAATGATAGTCTTGAACTATCCTAACAATCCAACAGGAAAAATTCTTCCAGAAAAATTACAAGATCAAATTATTGAAATTGCAAAGAAAAATAATCTGTATGTATTAAGTGATGAGATTTATTCTGAATATGTAAAATCAGAATGGAAAAGTGTTTTGAGTTATAATTATGAAAAAAGTATTGTAACACAATCATTTTCGAAATCCCATGCCATGACAGGTTTTAGAATAGGATATGCAATTGCAGATACAGAGATTATTGAAAAAATGGCAAAATTAGAAGCATTATGTCTAACTAATGTATCAGAACCAATTCAATACATTGCCATGAAAGCATTGGAAGCAGATACGTCCAACAATAATAAAACAGTCCAAAGTAGACTAGATGTGTTGATTCAAAAAGCAAATGAGATGAATCTAGATATTGTTGTTCCAGAGGGGGCAATGTACATCTTTGCTCGAGTCAATAAAGAAGGGTTTGATGGAGTACAATTTGCAAATAATACACTTGAAAGAGGTTTAGCAGTAGCTCCAGGAGAAGGATTTGGAGATTACAAAAATTTCATAAGAATTTCAGCATGTCAGGACGAGAAGACACTAATTGAGGGAATGAATATACTAAAGGATATCATGAGTGAAGATCAATGA
- a CDS encoding alkaline phosphatase family protein, giving the protein MDNSDIHMIYVLLDGVGDLPHPDLDGKTPLEAANTPILDKIASNGAIGEVISVGKGIAPESDIAVFNMLGYKFKHEDYAGRGVIEAIGIGIDFKDGDLALRGNYSTLDEQGVIIDRRAGRHIEKEDADGIAKEIEEKIKFSNPDTSVVVSPTIGHRVTVRIRNNSKKLSSKITNTDPAYSNIGGMGVAKAVGDFLKIEKCLPLEDIEDAKSTANTVNEFSEQTIKICKESQINKKREEQGKKKLSCILLRDAGNKYPDVIPINEKYGMNFSCIVDMPVELGISEVLKMKAFEAGGLTDYEEKARVAAKAMETQNSIYVHLKGPDEFGHDGDAIGKMKNIEEIDQRFFKTLVENIDTNKVAIVISADHSTPCINKGHSDDPVPVLVSGDFIKKDGTTRMTEEQAKKGSIGLLQGAEVVTKSLELIKSQT; this is encoded by the coding sequence ATGGATAATTCTGATATTCATATGATTTACGTTCTTTTAGATGGTGTAGGAGACCTTCCACATCCAGATTTAGATGGAAAAACACCATTAGAGGCGGCAAATACCCCAATTTTAGACAAAATTGCAAGTAATGGGGCAATTGGCGAAGTGATTTCTGTAGGAAAAGGCATTGCACCTGAATCAGATATTGCAGTATTCAACATGTTAGGATACAAATTCAAACATGAAGATTATGCAGGTAGAGGAGTAATTGAGGCAATAGGAATTGGCATTGATTTTAAAGATGGAGATCTTGCATTAAGAGGAAATTATTCGACCTTAGATGAACAGGGAGTCATCATTGATAGAAGAGCAGGACGACATATTGAAAAAGAAGATGCAGATGGAATAGCAAAAGAGATTGAAGAGAAGATAAAGTTCTCAAATCCAGATACATCAGTGGTAGTGTCACCAACAATTGGTCATAGAGTGACGGTTAGAATTAGAAACAATTCAAAGAAATTATCATCAAAAATTACAAACACGGATCCAGCATATAGTAACATTGGAGGTATGGGAGTAGCAAAAGCTGTTGGGGATTTTTTGAAGATTGAAAAATGTTTACCTTTAGAAGATATTGAAGATGCAAAATCAACTGCAAATACAGTAAATGAATTCTCAGAACAAACAATAAAAATTTGTAAAGAAAGTCAAATTAACAAAAAACGAGAGGAGCAAGGAAAAAAGAAGCTCAGTTGTATTTTACTTAGAGATGCAGGAAACAAGTATCCAGATGTAATACCAATTAATGAAAAATATGGTATGAATTTTTCATGCATTGTAGATATGCCAGTAGAGTTAGGAATTTCAGAAGTACTAAAAATGAAAGCTTTTGAAGCCGGAGGATTAACTGATTATGAAGAAAAAGCAAGAGTTGCCGCTAAAGCAATGGAGACTCAAAATTCAATCTATGTTCATCTTAAAGGTCCTGATGAGTTCGGACATGATGGCGATGCCATAGGTAAAATGAAAAATATTGAGGAGATTGACCAAAGATTTTTCAAAACACTTGTTGAAAACATAGATACTAACAAAGTAGCAATAGTAATTTCAGCAGACCATTCAACGCCATGTATTAACAAAGGACATAGTGACGACCCAGTTCCAGTATTAGTGTCAGGAGACTTTATTAAAAAAGACGGAACAACAAGAATGACCGAAGAGCAAGCAAAGAAAGGAAGTATTGGTCTTCTTCAAGGTGCAGAAGTTGTCACAAAATCTTTAGAATTAATCAAATCTCAAACGTAG
- a CDS encoding HIT domain-containing protein, protein MGDMRKDYVSERFMIVSKKDDKVKDSKKSPFAPGNESMTNPSVLSLVAKDGMLQRLQDSDDEFVEGWSIRVFESKNPIVSIDTENSYSDRPFYSEPAYGYHYIVVASPNQKDTFATIDTEQWSNILVVVQDRLRWLYTQKGVTYVSIYADQGELSGSTTPHPHLNILTFSTIPPIIEEEAEASHKILNEKGVCPMCQTVNEEISGPRQVLQTEGFIAFCPWSPSYPYEFWIAPKKHTTSFSKITQKEINDLSLILRATLGGLSQTIKNVSYNLVFHLSPEKKNSRQIHWHIEIYPITKSWSGLERGYGIFLNDVSPEEAAEKLGAACRKELANLVGIV, encoded by the coding sequence ATGGGAGATATGCGCAAAGATTATGTTTCTGAGCGTTTCATGATTGTCTCAAAAAAAGATGACAAAGTTAAAGATTCAAAAAAATCTCCTTTTGCTCCTGGAAATGAATCCATGACAAATCCTTCTGTTTTGTCTCTTGTTGCAAAAGATGGAATGCTACAAAGATTACAAGATAGTGATGATGAATTTGTTGAAGGATGGTCAATCCGAGTTTTTGAAAGCAAAAATCCAATTGTATCAATTGACACTGAAAACTCCTACAGTGATAGGCCATTTTACAGTGAACCTGCATATGGATATCATTACATTGTTGTTGCTTCTCCAAACCAAAAAGATACTTTTGCAACAATTGATACTGAACAGTGGTCCAACATTTTAGTAGTTGTTCAAGACCGATTAAGATGGCTTTATACTCAAAAAGGAGTAACATACGTTTCAATTTATGCTGATCAAGGAGAACTCTCTGGTAGCACCACACCTCATCCTCATCTTAACATATTGACATTCTCTACAATACCTCCAATCATTGAAGAGGAGGCAGAGGCATCCCACAAAATTCTAAATGAAAAGGGTGTGTGCCCAATGTGTCAGACTGTTAATGAGGAAATTAGTGGTCCTAGACAGGTTCTTCAAACTGAAGGCTTTATCGCATTTTGCCCTTGGTCTCCATCCTATCCTTATGAGTTTTGGATTGCACCAAAGAAACACACAACAAGTTTCTCAAAAATCACTCAAAAAGAAATCAATGATTTATCCCTAATTCTAAGGGCAACTCTTGGGGGATTATCTCAAACTATCAAAAATGTATCATACAACCTAGTCTTTCACCTTTCTCCTGAGAAGAAAAATAGTAGACAGATTCATTGGCATATTGAAATTTACCCAATCACAAAATCCTGGTCTGGCTTAGAACGTGGATATGGAATTTTCTTAAATGATGTTTCTCCTGAAGAGGCTGCAGAAAAACTTGGTGCTGCCTGTAGAAAAGAACTAGCTAATCTAGTTGGAATTGTATGA
- a CDS encoding NUDIX domain-containing protein, translating to MRSTKIVTSFIRDNEKLLILKRSQEVKTMKGLWAGISGIIEKNEEPLNRAKIEIFEEVGITENQITLVKSAEEMRINSPQYQNHEWEIFPFLFEAKNPTIKLNWENSDFKWIKVEELKDYETVPSLEKVLFNLL from the coding sequence ATGCGCTCAACAAAGATAGTTACTTCTTTCATCAGAGACAATGAGAAATTATTAATTCTAAAACGAAGTCAAGAAGTCAAAACTATGAAGGGATTGTGGGCAGGGATAAGTGGAATTATAGAAAAAAATGAAGAGCCACTCAATAGAGCAAAAATTGAAATTTTCGAAGAGGTCGGAATTACAGAAAATCAAATAACTTTAGTAAAATCTGCTGAAGAGATGAGAATTAACTCACCACAATATCAAAATCATGAGTGGGAAATTTTTCCGTTTTTATTTGAAGCAAAAAACCCAACCATCAAACTCAATTGGGAAAATTCGGATTTTAAATGGATTAAGGTTGAGGAATTGAAAGATTATGAAACAGTTCCCAGTCTTGAAAAAGTATTATTCAATTTGTTGTAG
- the aroC gene encoding chorismate synthase, translating to MLPGSSIGQRLVLTSFGESHGKSIGAVLDGCPAGLEIDEKDIQKMLDQRKPGQNIISTQRKEGDIVEIISGIFRGYTTGAPITMVIWNSDQKSKDYENLKTKLRPGHSDYPAMMKYNQYNDHRGGGRFSGRLTATHVMGGAIARKLLKVTLGIETNSFTSQIGKIKMEREFNEKMINSIYKNEVRCPEDKTAKIMRASILDARKRGDSLGGIIESVTTNVPVGLGEPIFSSLESDLSKAMFSIPSVKGVEFGSGFKGSELFGSENNDLYTVKRGKIVTKTNNSGGILGGISNGMPITMRIAFKPASSISQKQSTVDIKTKKETTLQVKGRHDPCVVPRAPPVVDSLVALTIADHALISGQIKPVL from the coding sequence ATGTTGCCGGGAAGTTCTATTGGTCAGCGTCTTGTGTTGACAAGTTTTGGGGAGAGTCATGGAAAATCTATTGGAGCCGTTTTAGATGGTTGTCCTGCAGGATTAGAAATTGATGAAAAAGATATTCAAAAAATGTTAGATCAAAGAAAACCAGGGCAAAATATAATTTCAACTCAAAGAAAAGAAGGAGACATAGTAGAGATCATCTCAGGAATTTTCAGGGGGTACACAACAGGTGCACCAATAACAATGGTAATTTGGAACAGTGATCAAAAATCAAAAGATTATGAAAATTTGAAAACAAAACTCAGACCAGGGCATTCGGATTATCCAGCCATGATGAAATACAATCAATATAATGATCACAGAGGAGGAGGAAGATTTTCAGGAAGATTAACTGCAACACATGTGATGGGAGGTGCAATTGCAAGGAAACTTCTAAAAGTAACTTTAGGAATTGAAACAAATTCTTTCACATCACAAATTGGAAAAATAAAGATGGAAAGAGAATTTAATGAAAAAATGATTAATTCAATTTATAAAAACGAAGTAAGATGTCCTGAAGATAAAACAGCAAAAATAATGAGAGCGAGTATTTTGGATGCAAGAAAGAGAGGAGATTCACTAGGAGGAATAATTGAATCAGTTACGACAAACGTTCCAGTCGGATTAGGGGAACCAATTTTTAGTTCATTAGAATCAGATTTGAGTAAAGCAATGTTTTCTATTCCATCAGTTAAAGGAGTAGAATTTGGGTCAGGATTCAAAGGGTCGGAACTTTTCGGTTCTGAAAATAATGACCTGTATACTGTAAAAAGAGGTAAAATTGTAACCAAGACAAATAATTCAGGAGGAATTCTAGGAGGAATTTCAAATGGTATGCCAATTACAATGAGAATTGCATTCAAACCAGCATCATCAATTTCACAAAAACAAAGTACAGTAGACATCAAGACCAAAAAAGAGACCACACTCCAAGTGAAGGGAAGACATGACCCATGTGTTGTTCCAAGAGCCCCACCTGTAGTAGATTCTCTTGTAGCATTAACAATTGCAGATCATGCACTAATTTCAGGTCAAATCAAGCCTGTTTTGTAA
- the thiC gene encoding phosphomethylpyrimidine synthase ThiC, producing MATQMTAARRGVATDEMKQVAKDEDVTLDWLIPKIAKGSIIIPSNNCRPQKIHNVGIGKGLKTKVNVNIGTSTLNVNLEEEIEKAKVAVKYHADTMMDLSDGGDVKHIRKTLLETAPITFGTVPIYEAYNYGVEVHKNPLNLTEDDYLNAFENNAKDGVDYTTIHCGITKDIAKRILKVQRYGGVVSKGGTITAAWMLKHDKENPYLTHYDYLVEMAKKYDVTFSLGDALRPGSILDSHDELQVQEMINISQLTKRAHEQDVQVMVEGPGHVPLNEVAANVRLAKSLIGDVPYYVLGPLVTDVASGHDHIASAIGAAVSASEGVDLLCYLTPSEHLALPNADEVKAGLIAYRIAAHAGDLVKIRDKAIKWDMEMTEARRTLDWEKQLALSIDPEEAAKIHSRTGQHPGNNVPCTMCGGACVYMMLPQQKKYEKENENLQQIE from the coding sequence ATGGCAACTCAAATGACTGCCGCACGACGCGGTGTTGCAACTGATGAAATGAAACAAGTTGCAAAAGATGAAGATGTCACTCTTGACTGGCTAATTCCAAAAATTGCAAAGGGTTCTATTATTATTCCAAGTAATAATTGCCGACCTCAAAAAATTCATAATGTTGGAATTGGCAAAGGCTTGAAAACTAAAGTTAATGTAAACATTGGGACTTCTACATTAAATGTTAATCTTGAAGAAGAGATTGAAAAAGCAAAGGTTGCAGTAAAATATCACGCAGATACTATGATGGATCTTAGTGATGGTGGTGATGTAAAGCATATTAGAAAAACTTTGTTAGAAACTGCACCAATAACTTTTGGTACTGTTCCAATTTATGAAGCATACAATTATGGTGTTGAAGTACACAAAAATCCTTTGAACCTTACTGAAGATGATTATCTAAATGCATTTGAAAATAATGCAAAGGACGGTGTTGATTATACGACTATACATTGTGGCATTACTAAAGACATCGCAAAAAGAATTCTAAAAGTTCAAAGATATGGTGGTGTTGTCAGCAAAGGTGGTACTATTACTGCTGCATGGATGCTAAAACACGACAAAGAAAACCCATACTTGACTCATTATGATTATCTTGTAGAAATGGCTAAGAAATATGATGTTACTTTTAGCCTTGGCGATGCACTTCGACCTGGCTCTATCTTGGATTCCCATGATGAATTACAAGTTCAAGAAATGATCAATATTTCACAATTGACTAAGCGTGCACATGAACAAGATGTTCAAGTGATGGTTGAAGGTCCAGGACATGTTCCTCTAAATGAAGTTGCAGCAAATGTCAGACTTGCAAAATCTTTGATTGGAGATGTCCCATACTATGTTCTTGGTCCATTAGTAACTGATGTTGCATCTGGACATGATCACATTGCAAGTGCAATTGGTGCAGCTGTATCTGCAAGCGAAGGTGTTGATCTTCTATGTTATCTTACTCCTTCAGAACATCTTGCATTACCTAATGCTGATGAAGTAAAGGCTGGATTAATTGCATATAGGATTGCAGCACATGCAGGTGATCTTGTGAAAATTCGTGATAAAGCGATTAAATGGGATATGGAGATGACTGAAGCTCGTCGTACTTTGGACTGGGAAAAACAACTTGCATTATCTATTGACCCTGAGGAAGCTGCAAAAATTCACAGCAGAACCGGACAACATCCTGGTAATAATGTTCCTTGTACTATGTGCGGAGGTGCATGTGTTTACATGATGCTGCCTCAACAAAAAAAATATGAAAAAGAAAACGAAAATCTACAACAAATTGAATAA
- a CDS encoding prephenate dehydrogenase/arogenate dehydrogenase family protein, protein MKKVTVIGAGGQMGQWFAKYFADKGFEVTGFDSENKIPGKGIIPSDSLVGAILKADYVVLCTPTRRTPEIIRLIAKEMKRGTYLIEISSEKSKVVSSLSKMPAKINPICIHPMFGPGVKTIKGQNIISVPIKDAKKELTVAKSLFEGANFVTIDAVEHDKKIAVILGLTHLMNLVFANIVSKDEKMLLTEKMSGTTFRVQKTLAESIMTESPELIETIIANPEIRRVAEELWKDIGRLLTAVQESKTEEVVNYIKDCQDRLAKHTDINESYKKLTKMVKAVEK, encoded by the coding sequence ATGAAGAAAGTTACAGTTATTGGAGCAGGAGGGCAAATGGGTCAATGGTTTGCCAAATATTTTGCAGACAAAGGATTTGAGGTAACAGGTTTTGATTCAGAAAACAAAATTCCCGGCAAGGGAATAATACCATCAGATTCTCTAGTAGGAGCAATTCTCAAGGCAGATTATGTAGTCTTATGTACTCCAACAAGAAGAACACCAGAAATCATTAGACTAATTGCAAAAGAAATGAAAAGAGGAACATACCTTATTGAGATTTCATCTGAGAAATCCAAAGTTGTTTCATCATTATCAAAAATGCCTGCAAAGATCAATCCAATTTGCATTCACCCAATGTTTGGACCAGGAGTAAAAACAATAAAAGGTCAAAACATAATTTCAGTCCCAATCAAAGATGCAAAAAAAGAATTAACCGTAGCAAAATCATTGTTTGAAGGAGCTAATTTTGTTACAATTGATGCAGTTGAACATGACAAAAAGATTGCAGTCATTTTAGGATTAACTCATTTAATGAATTTGGTTTTTGCAAACATTGTTTCAAAAGATGAAAAAATGTTACTTACAGAAAAAATGTCAGGTACAACTTTCAGAGTTCAGAAAACATTAGCAGAAAGCATCATGACGGAATCCCCGGAATTAATTGAAACTATAATTGCAAATCCTGAAATCCGTAGAGTTGCAGAAGAGCTTTGGAAAGACATTGGAAGGTTACTAACAGCAGTTCAAGAATCTAAAACGGAAGAAGTTGTAAATTACATTAAAGATTGCCAAGATAGATTAGCAAAACATACAGACATCAATGAGTCTTACAAGAAACTAACAAAGATGGTCAAAGCCGTTGAAAAATAA
- the thiD gene encoding bifunctional hydroxymethylpyrimidine kinase/phosphomethylpyrimidine kinase, whose translation MNILSIGGSDPSSGAGIQSDIRVFSKLGVHPLTAITAITSQNTSKFGIVEPVSPNMLKKQLDSIFSDFKIDGIKIGMVYNSKIIKIIYHQLKKLKIPIVVDPVIRSTTGGYLIENNATKDFQKYIIPLATIITPNKSEAEFLTKIKISTKNTPEKVAKIIQGMGAKNVVITGFEEKKNKVSDFVLEKNRKYIISGEKIPKTNHGSGCIHSAVIIHSLAKKKSVKESLYFAKKFTQNSIKNAKKIGKGIVITDIQSKKGIEEDLSSAINKFTAMKEIYKNIPECQTNFVFSKQKPRSTKDVLGISGRIVKAGKNVLVAGDLKYGGSKHVATALLSMNKKYPEICSAINLKYQNTTLSKIKKLKLTVSSYDRSKEPKNVKIQGSTIRWGINSAIKNSKTIPDVIYHKGDFGKEPMIIVFGKTPKDVLEKISKIKG comes from the coding sequence GTGAACATACTTTCTATTGGAGGATCTGATCCATCATCAGGGGCAGGAATTCAAAGTGACATTAGAGTATTTTCAAAATTAGGAGTACATCCGTTAACTGCAATAACTGCAATTACAAGTCAGAATACGTCAAAATTTGGAATTGTTGAACCAGTATCACCCAACATGTTAAAAAAACAACTAGATTCAATATTTTCAGATTTTAAAATTGATGGAATAAAAATTGGAATGGTGTATAACTCAAAAATTATTAAAATAATATATCATCAATTAAAAAAATTAAAAATTCCCATTGTAGTGGATCCAGTGATAAGATCAACAACAGGAGGATACCTAATAGAAAACAATGCAACAAAAGATTTTCAAAAATACATCATACCTCTTGCTACAATAATCACGCCAAACAAATCAGAAGCAGAATTTCTTACAAAAATAAAAATTTCAACAAAAAATACGCCTGAAAAAGTAGCAAAAATAATCCAAGGTATGGGAGCAAAAAATGTTGTAATTACAGGATTTGAAGAAAAGAAAAACAAGGTTTCAGATTTTGTGCTAGAGAAAAATAGAAAATATATCATTTCAGGAGAGAAAATTCCAAAAACCAACCATGGAAGTGGATGCATTCATTCAGCAGTGATAATACATTCACTTGCAAAAAAGAAAAGTGTCAAAGAATCACTATATTTTGCAAAGAAATTTACACAAAATTCAATAAAAAATGCAAAAAAAATTGGAAAAGGAATTGTAATTACAGATATACAAAGTAAGAAAGGGATTGAAGAAGATCTATCATCAGCAATTAACAAATTTACAGCCATGAAAGAAATTTACAAAAATATTCCAGAGTGTCAAACAAACTTTGTATTCTCAAAACAAAAACCAAGATCTACAAAAGATGTTTTGGGCATTTCAGGTAGAATTGTAAAAGCAGGAAAAAACGTGCTTGTTGCAGGAGATTTGAAATATGGAGGTTCAAAACATGTTGCAACTGCGTTATTATCAATGAATAAAAAATATCCAGAGATTTGTTCTGCAATTAATTTAAAATATCAAAATACAACGCTATCAAAAATTAAAAAATTAAAACTAACAGTTAGTAGTTACGATCGTAGTAAAGAACCCAAGAATGTAAAAATTCAAGGCTCTACAATTAGATGGGGAATAAATTCTGCAATCAAAAATTCAAAAACAATTCCAGATGTTATTTATCATAAAGGAGATTTTGGAAAAGAACCGATGATCATTGTTTTTGGAAAAACACCAAAGGATGTTTTAGAAAAAATATCAAAAATTAAAGGATGA
- a CDS encoding DUF309 domain-containing protein: protein MERYMLHLKNTRYGPEHSREVVYKARDLASDMNASIRVARIAKKFVELDVSVEKEDLDKLIEKLSPIGPIDNIRHVFEEEIDKEKGITDGIFYFNNERFWESHEAFEGVWKKCFGREKEIVQGIILMAVAFAHAQKDELSIGIGMLRRVLEKLGTSPSTYHSIDVDMIRTKAMEMQQKNKLTTFEI from the coding sequence ATGGAACGATACATGCTGCATTTAAAAAATACTCGTTATGGTCCTGAACATTCACGCGAAGTCGTTTACAAAGCAAGAGATCTGGCATCTGACATGAATGCTTCAATCAGAGTTGCCAGAATTGCCAAAAAATTTGTTGAATTAGATGTGTCTGTTGAAAAAGAAGATCTTGATAAATTAATTGAAAAACTATCTCCAATTGGTCCTATTGATAATATTCGCCATGTCTTTGAAGAAGAAATAGATAAAGAAAAAGGAATCACTGATGGAATATTCTATTTTAACAATGAAAGATTCTGGGAAAGTCATGAAGCATTTGAAGGTGTTTGGAAAAAATGTTTTGGGCGAGAAAAAGAAATTGTTCAAGGAATTATTCTAATGGCTGTTGCTTTTGCACATGCTCAAAAGGATGAATTGAGCATTGGAATTGGAATGCTTCGAAGGGTACTAGAGAAATTAGGAACTTCTCCCTCTACATATCATTCTATTGATGTAGATATGATCAGAACTAAAGCAATGGAAATGCAACAAAAAAATAAGTTAACTACGTTTGAGATTTGA
- a CDS encoding GNAT family N-acetyltransferase codes for MSEPIIRKLGIDDLQNGFLTTLDSLRKASHIDKDKAEKIFKKIDSNPDYTIAVAEIDGKIVGSTTLLIEQKFIHNGGLVGHIEDVVVDKNFQGQKIGEKIMKYLLEIAKNQGCYKTILDCTEDVKPFYEKLGFKQVANELRFDHV; via the coding sequence ATGAGTGAACCAATAATAAGAAAATTAGGAATTGATGATTTGCAAAATGGATTTCTCACTACATTGGATTCATTAAGAAAGGCAAGTCATATTGACAAAGATAAGGCAGAAAAAATTTTCAAGAAAATTGATTCAAATCCAGATTATACAATAGCAGTTGCAGAGATAGATGGAAAGATAGTTGGATCTACCACACTATTGATTGAACAGAAATTCATTCACAATGGAGGATTAGTAGGTCATATCGAGGATGTAGTTGTGGACAAAAATTTCCAAGGGCAAAAAATTGGAGAGAAAATTATGAAATATCTTCTTGAAATTGCCAAAAACCAAGGCTGCTACAAGACAATTTTAGATTGCACTGAGGATGTCAAACCATTTTATGAAAAATTAGGATTTAAACAAGTTGCAAATGAATTAAGATTTGATCACGTTTAG